A DNA window from Christiangramia salexigens contains the following coding sequences:
- a CDS encoding DUF3857 domain-containing protein, with product MRSKILFFLLIGLNFLGFGQEEFPVSKISPELLKSSDAIIRNSELILELKSVNKLVIYKRRVVTVMNEDGDRFVDAYENYDDGIDIEEQMAIIYDESGNEIKKFKKRDFKNQSNYESFVLFSDNRLSYLDYTPRKYPYTVEYISEVESVNSAFLPDWYPLVGYDVSVEKSSVEFLNPENLPFRHEERNLENIDFSKEVSELRLRYEARNIPALEYEILSPAFTDIAPRLLLATDKFELEGVAGEAQDWDTYGKWMYDSFILEHDKISQSTVSKISRLTENAESIEEKARIIYDYVQQNTRYIAVMLGIGGWEPARADEVDRLGYGDCKGLTNYTMALLKTQGIESYYSVVNGNQQIKDLDPEFPQMQGNHVILNIPDEENNNIWLECTNQDIPFNYLGSFTDNRYVLRVTSEGGELIKTKKYLNKENVLKKEAKIWLDEKGGFKASLERVSAGIHYEDYYLREKKDQEDLEKEYREEWGKFNNLNFESIHLNNDRRNIQFKENVDFSGTRLAIKAGNRFLLPLGFLKPYRLNPEKDDNRILPLKISRGSIYEDVFLYYLPEGYEVETLPKAKVVASEFGHAIISVKKIKEGALTALEVKRSIEIKEGEWGPERYNDFRNFIVNLNQVDNSKAVIIQSNI from the coding sequence ATGCGCAGTAAAATTCTATTTTTTCTGCTGATCGGCCTTAATTTTTTGGGCTTTGGTCAGGAGGAATTCCCTGTTTCAAAAATATCACCGGAACTGCTAAAAAGCTCAGACGCCATAATTAGGAATTCAGAGCTTATTCTGGAATTAAAATCGGTAAATAAACTGGTGATCTATAAGCGAAGGGTGGTCACGGTAATGAATGAGGATGGTGACAGGTTCGTAGATGCCTATGAAAATTACGATGATGGAATAGATATAGAGGAGCAAATGGCTATTATCTATGATGAGTCTGGTAACGAAATCAAAAAGTTTAAAAAGAGGGATTTTAAGAACCAAAGTAATTATGAATCCTTTGTGCTGTTTTCAGATAATCGATTAAGCTATCTGGATTATACCCCAAGAAAATATCCTTATACCGTAGAGTATATCAGTGAGGTGGAGAGTGTTAACTCTGCGTTTTTGCCAGACTGGTATCCTTTGGTGGGTTACGATGTTAGCGTGGAGAAGTCTTCTGTAGAATTCCTTAATCCGGAGAATTTACCCTTTAGGCATGAGGAAAGAAATCTTGAGAATATAGACTTTTCCAAAGAGGTGTCTGAGCTGCGTTTGCGGTATGAAGCCAGAAATATTCCTGCACTGGAATATGAGATTCTTAGTCCCGCTTTTACTGATATAGCACCACGACTATTACTTGCTACAGATAAATTTGAACTGGAAGGAGTTGCCGGTGAAGCTCAGGATTGGGATACTTATGGAAAGTGGATGTATGATAGTTTTATCCTGGAGCATGATAAAATTTCACAGTCAACAGTTAGTAAAATTTCCAGATTGACAGAAAATGCAGAGTCTATTGAAGAAAAGGCAAGAATTATCTATGATTATGTTCAGCAGAATACACGCTATATTGCTGTAATGTTGGGGATAGGAGGCTGGGAACCCGCACGTGCAGATGAGGTGGACCGTTTGGGTTATGGAGATTGCAAAGGGCTTACTAACTATACTATGGCTTTGTTGAAAACCCAGGGGATAGAGTCTTATTATTCTGTTGTAAATGGGAATCAACAAATAAAAGATCTGGATCCGGAATTTCCTCAAATGCAGGGAAATCATGTGATACTTAATATTCCCGATGAAGAAAATAACAACATCTGGCTGGAATGCACCAATCAGGATATTCCTTTCAATTATCTGGGCAGTTTTACAGATAACCGATATGTTTTGAGGGTAACTTCTGAGGGTGGCGAATTAATAAAAACCAAGAAATACCTGAATAAGGAAAACGTCCTTAAAAAAGAAGCGAAGATCTGGTTGGATGAGAAAGGTGGTTTTAAGGCAAGTCTGGAGCGTGTAAGTGCCGGAATTCATTATGAAGATTACTATTTACGCGAAAAGAAAGATCAGGAAGATCTGGAAAAGGAATATCGCGAGGAATGGGGAAAATTCAATAATCTCAATTTTGAATCCATCCATTTGAACAATGACCGAAGAAACATTCAGTTTAAAGAAAATGTGGATTTTAGCGGTACTCGCTTGGCTATAAAAGCCGGAAACCGCTTTTTGTTACCTCTAGGTTTTCTAAAGCCATATCGGTTAAATCCCGAAAAGGATGATAACCGTATTCTGCCTCTTAAGATCTCCAGAGGTAGCATCTATGAAGATGTATTTCTTTATTATCTGCCTGAGGGCTATGAAGTTGAAACTTTGCCTAAAGCAAAAGTCGTGGCTTCAGAATTTGGGCATGCCATAATAAGTGTAAAAAAGATCAAGGAAGGTGCACTCACAGCACTTGAAGTTAAACGATCAATTGAAATCAAGGAAGGAGAATGGGGACCCGAACGGTATAATGATTTTAGAAATTTTATTGTGAACCTTAATCAGGTTGATAACTCGAAAGCCGTAATTATTCAATCAAATATTTAA
- a CDS encoding DUF3857 domain-containing protein: MLFVSTSMLSNDFRFGKVSVEEVAQKEHHLEPESDAAILYKYRRTYFNYVPNSGFELVTEVHERIKIYNKEGFDWATKDVKLYISDKDETISGIKAYTYNLVNGEVEKTKLDRKEIIREETNKYYETVKFTMPAVKEGSVIEYEYKITSPYLSNISDTKIQFTIPVNKLEETIAIPEYIIFQKYFNPRSVIDIKLKEGSKFFSHRDLKFTENTYDLELEDIPALKPEPFVDYIKNYAAFIKWELQMTNFPNSLVQNYSQTWENVTKSIYDDVGLKYEIARTNFFEKDIDALLEGVSAPLEKMGLIYNFVKTKVAWDGFVGFVPDKGIRKAYIDGKGNVADMNLLLITMLKYAGLDANPILASTPDNGIPLYPTRNGFNYLISGVTMGNQIYLMDASDYTAGIGQLPKRARNWRGRMLRSDGSSDWISLLPANQSVQRSSINLQYKDDKLVGSYYKHLDGLLAKNYRDERYSYSEDKLTEVVKDKLKGFEVEEISVDNLNTPGAKIKEEFKFSGQSGFEVIGDNIYLRPLLFETTRENPFKGDTRNYPVFFDFEKLLITDLNFFVPEGYEVVSLPENIAASLENNTAKFTYSVAHKGNFMRIRSHIEINQPLFSAADYESLKNFYSLIVEKQNETIVLGKISEDGTNQSTGSGR; the protein is encoded by the coding sequence ATGCTGTTTGTTTCAACCAGCATGCTTTCCAATGATTTTCGCTTCGGAAAAGTTTCCGTAGAAGAAGTAGCACAGAAAGAACATCATCTGGAACCCGAAAGCGACGCCGCTATACTATATAAATACAGGCGTACCTATTTTAATTATGTACCAAATTCCGGTTTTGAGTTGGTGACCGAAGTTCATGAAAGAATAAAGATCTACAACAAAGAAGGCTTCGATTGGGCCACTAAGGATGTGAAACTTTACATTAGTGACAAGGATGAAACGATTAGTGGGATAAAAGCTTATACCTACAATCTGGTAAATGGTGAAGTGGAAAAGACCAAATTGGATAGAAAAGAGATTATCCGGGAAGAGACCAATAAATATTATGAAACTGTAAAATTTACGATGCCCGCAGTGAAAGAGGGGAGTGTAATTGAATATGAATATAAGATAACGTCTCCATATTTATCCAATATTAGTGATACAAAGATCCAATTCACCATTCCCGTGAATAAACTTGAAGAAACCATCGCAATTCCTGAATACATTATATTTCAAAAATACTTTAATCCACGCTCGGTAATCGATATTAAGTTAAAAGAGGGAAGTAAATTCTTTTCGCACAGGGATCTTAAATTCACAGAGAACACTTACGATCTGGAGCTGGAAGATATTCCTGCGCTCAAACCAGAACCATTTGTAGATTATATTAAGAATTATGCGGCTTTTATAAAGTGGGAATTACAAATGACGAATTTTCCGAATAGTTTAGTTCAAAACTATAGTCAGACCTGGGAAAATGTGACCAAATCTATTTATGATGATGTTGGTTTAAAATATGAGATCGCAAGAACAAATTTCTTTGAAAAGGATATTGACGCCTTGCTTGAAGGTGTGAGTGCACCACTGGAAAAAATGGGACTTATTTACAATTTCGTAAAAACGAAGGTAGCCTGGGATGGCTTTGTAGGTTTTGTTCCAGATAAGGGAATACGCAAGGCTTATATTGATGGTAAAGGGAATGTGGCCGATATGAATTTACTATTAATTACTATGCTTAAGTATGCCGGGCTTGACGCGAATCCAATACTCGCCAGTACACCAGATAATGGGATTCCACTGTATCCTACCAGAAATGGATTTAATTACCTGATCTCTGGTGTGACCATGGGGAATCAAATTTATTTGATGGATGCCAGTGATTATACCGCCGGAATTGGGCAATTGCCTAAGCGTGCCCGTAACTGGAGAGGTAGGATGCTTAGGAGTGACGGTTCTTCAGACTGGATCAGCCTTCTTCCCGCAAATCAATCGGTTCAAAGAAGCAGTATAAACCTTCAATATAAAGATGATAAACTGGTAGGGTCTTATTATAAACACTTGGATGGCTTGCTGGCTAAAAACTACCGTGACGAGCGTTACTCTTATTCAGAGGATAAGTTAACCGAAGTGGTAAAGGATAAATTAAAAGGCTTTGAAGTAGAAGAAATTTCAGTAGATAATTTAAACACGCCTGGAGCAAAGATCAAAGAAGAGTTCAAGTTCAGCGGTCAGTCAGGATTTGAAGTTATTGGTGATAATATATATCTGCGTCCGCTATTATTTGAAACTACCAGGGAAAATCCTTTCAAAGGGGACACCAGAAATTATCCGGTTTTCTTTGATTTTGAAAAACTGCTAATTACAGATCTTAACTTTTTTGTTCCGGAAGGCTATGAAGTAGTTTCTTTACCTGAAAATATTGCGGCAAGTCTTGAAAATAATACAGCAAAATTTACATATTCGGTTGCTCATAAAGGTAACTTTATGCGTATTAGATCTCATATTGAGATAAATCAACCTCTCTTTAGTGCTGCTGATTATGAGAGCCTTAAAAACTTTTATAGTTTAATTGTAGAAAAACAAAATGAAACCATAGTTTTGGGTAAAATTTCAGAAGATGGAACTAACCAAAGCACAGGAAGCGGTAGATAA
- the rsgA gene encoding ribosome small subunit-dependent GTPase A encodes MQGTVYKSTGSWYQVKAENGEFYECRIKGKFRIQGIKSTNPVAVGDVVVFDIEEGLEGKTGVIKKIKERENYIIRKSVNLSKQTHIIASNIDQVFLLITLNNPPTLTTFIDRFLVTAEAYDITAVLLFNKVDTYSVEELAEVKYLAELYRSAGYECIGISAKKGKNVDKVKDKMLGKTSMISGHSGTGKSTLINAIEPSLDLKTSEISKQHSQGQHTTTFAEMFDLSFDARIIDTPGIKGFGVVDMDREEIGDYFPEFFERKQECRFNNCMHIEEPKCAIKDALEEGEIAWSRYKSYLQIMEGENDNYRIDQYQK; translated from the coding sequence ATGCAGGGAACGGTTTATAAATCTACAGGAAGCTGGTATCAGGTCAAGGCAGAAAACGGAGAGTTTTATGAATGCCGTATAAAAGGAAAATTCAGGATACAGGGTATAAAGAGTACCAATCCCGTGGCTGTAGGTGATGTTGTTGTATTTGATATTGAAGAAGGCCTGGAAGGAAAGACCGGCGTGATCAAAAAGATCAAGGAACGAGAGAATTATATCATTAGAAAATCGGTTAACCTGTCTAAACAAACCCATATCATCGCCTCGAATATCGATCAGGTTTTCCTGTTAATCACCCTTAATAACCCTCCTACCTTAACCACATTTATAGACAGATTTCTGGTAACGGCAGAAGCTTATGATATTACTGCCGTATTGCTTTTTAATAAGGTGGACACCTACTCTGTAGAAGAGCTGGCAGAGGTGAAATATCTTGCCGAATTATACCGAAGTGCGGGTTATGAATGTATAGGAATTTCAGCCAAAAAAGGCAAGAATGTAGATAAGGTAAAAGACAAGATGCTGGGCAAGACCAGTATGATCTCCGGGCATAGCGGAACTGGAAAATCTACACTTATCAATGCCATAGAACCTTCGCTGGACCTTAAAACTTCAGAAATTTCCAAACAACATAGTCAGGGACAGCATACAACTACTTTTGCCGAAATGTTTGACCTTAGTTTTGATGCAAGAATCATTGATACTCCGGGGATCAAAGGCTTTGGGGTGGTAGATATGGACCGCGAGGAAATTGGAGATTATTTCCCTGAATTTTTTGAGAGAAAACAGGAATGTAGATTCAATAATTGTATGCATATAGAGGAGCCCAAGTGCGCGATCAAAGACGCCCTGGAAGAAGGTGAGATCGCTTGGTCCAGGTATAAAAGTTATTTACAGATCATGGAGGGGGAAAATGATAATTACAGAATAGATCAATATCAAAAATAA
- a CDS encoding bifunctional 3-deoxy-7-phosphoheptulonate synthase/chorismate mutase type II, with product MENSKELRTWLDDFKLSHPLVIAGPCSAETEEQVLTIAHQLKDSDATVLRAGIWKPRTRPGNFEGVGALGLKWLQKAKEETGMLTTTEVANPHHVELALKHDVDILWIGARTTVSPFIVQEIADALKGTDKVVLVKNPVNPDLSLWLGAVERLHTADISKLGVIHRGFSAYEKTKYRNNPEWQIPIELQNKFPDLPLILDPSHIAGRRDIIFDLCQTALDLNYDGMMVETHHTPDKAWSDAAQQITPETLIQIMEDLKVRKEISASQEFQNKLQTLRSKIDITDSQILDILSKRMKISEEIGQVKKEQNVAILQTKRWNEILGKMVLEGEEKGLSEEFVLRMFKAIHQESINHQQKILDGIR from the coding sequence ATGGAAAATAGCAAAGAACTAAGAACATGGCTGGATGATTTCAAGTTATCCCATCCCCTGGTAATCGCAGGACCATGTAGTGCCGAAACCGAAGAACAGGTGTTAACCATAGCACACCAGTTAAAAGACAGCGATGCAACCGTGCTTAGAGCAGGCATCTGGAAGCCAAGAACGAGACCGGGTAATTTTGAAGGCGTTGGGGCCTTAGGTCTTAAATGGTTGCAAAAAGCCAAGGAAGAAACCGGAATGCTAACTACCACCGAGGTGGCAAATCCTCACCACGTGGAGCTCGCTTTAAAACATGATGTGGATATTCTTTGGATAGGAGCCAGAACTACAGTTTCTCCATTTATAGTTCAGGAGATCGCCGATGCTTTAAAAGGAACAGATAAAGTAGTCTTGGTTAAAAATCCTGTAAACCCTGATCTTTCATTGTGGTTGGGTGCTGTGGAAAGATTGCATACTGCAGATATTTCTAAACTCGGGGTGATCCACAGAGGATTCTCTGCATATGAAAAGACCAAATACAGAAATAATCCTGAATGGCAGATTCCTATTGAGCTGCAAAATAAATTTCCTGACCTTCCATTAATCCTGGATCCATCTCATATTGCGGGAAGAAGAGATATAATCTTTGATCTTTGCCAAACAGCATTAGACCTTAATTACGACGGAATGATGGTGGAAACACATCATACCCCAGATAAAGCATGGAGTGATGCAGCTCAGCAAATAACCCCTGAAACACTTATTCAAATCATGGAGGATCTTAAAGTAAGAAAGGAAATTTCGGCCAGTCAGGAATTTCAGAATAAGCTACAAACGCTTAGATCTAAAATTGATATAACAGATAGCCAAATCCTAGATATCTTATCCAAAAGAATGAAAATTTCTGAGGAGATAGGTCAGGTTAAAAAGGAACAGAATGTTGCTATTCTGCAAACCAAAAGATGGAACGAGATCCTTGGAAAAATGGTGCTTGAAGGAGAGGAAAAAGGTCTTAGTGAAGAATTTGTTCTAAGAATGTTCAAGGCTATTCACCAGGAATCCATTAATCATCAACAGAAGATCCTTGACGGTATAAGGTAA
- the dtd gene encoding D-aminoacyl-tRNA deacylase: protein MRAVVQRVSEASVRVDHKVCSVIHQGLLILLGVENEDTEEDIDWLCRKIINMRIFNDSEGVMNESLKSVDGDAIIVSQFTLHASTKKGNRPSYIKAAKPEIAEPMYENFIKTFETKFGKAVGKGVFGADMKVSLLNDGPVTILLDSKQKS from the coding sequence ATGAGAGCAGTAGTTCAAAGGGTTTCTGAGGCATCAGTCAGAGTAGATCATAAAGTTTGTTCGGTGATCCACCAGGGCTTGCTAATATTGCTTGGAGTAGAAAATGAAGATACCGAGGAGGATATTGATTGGTTATGCAGAAAGATCATCAATATGCGCATCTTTAACGATAGTGAAGGAGTGATGAACGAATCTCTTAAAAGCGTGGATGGTGATGCGATTATCGTGAGTCAGTTTACCTTGCACGCCAGTACTAAAAAGGGCAATCGCCCTAGTTACATCAAAGCGGCTAAGCCCGAAATAGCCGAGCCTATGTATGAGAACTTCATTAAAACATTCGAAACTAAATTTGGAAAAGCGGTGGGGAAAGGAGTTTTTGGAGCAGACATGAAAGTTTCCTTGCTTAATGACGGGCCGGTAACAATATTATTAGATTCTAAACAGAAGAGTTAA
- a CDS encoding nucleotide pyrophosphohydrolase — protein MELTKAQEAVDNWIKEHGVRYFNELTNMAQLTEEVGEVARIIARRYGEQSEKESDKDKDLGEELADVLFVVLCLANQTGIDLQEAFDRKLDIKTKRDSERHKNNEKLK, from the coding sequence ATGGAACTAACCAAAGCACAGGAAGCGGTAGATAATTGGATAAAGGAACATGGTGTTCGTTATTTTAACGAGCTTACAAACATGGCTCAGTTAACCGAGGAGGTTGGCGAAGTTGCCAGGATTATTGCCAGGCGCTATGGAGAACAAAGCGAGAAGGAAAGTGATAAGGATAAGGATCTTGGAGAAGAACTGGCAGATGTTCTGTTTGTTGTTCTTTGTCTTGCTAATCAAACGGGAATAGATCTTCAGGAAGCCTTTGATCGCAAGCTGGATATCAAGACTAAAAGGGATAGCGAGAGACATAAGAATAATGAAAAACTGAAGTAA
- the aroA gene encoding 3-phosphoshikimate 1-carboxyvinyltransferase translates to MNLFIQHNKLGINGDLKITGSKSESNRLLILQALYPEIQIENLSNSDDTRVLKKALSKSEGLIDIHHAGTAMRFLTAYFATKEGCEVEITGSKRMKERPIRLLVDALQRMGADIEYLDKVGFPPLKIRGKKLHADSVKLQANVSSQYISALMLVGASLPNGLEIILDGRVTSTPYILMTLELLQHVGIKGEFKQDRIYINPVEKLEPSTVAVESDWSSASYYYSIAAISESAQITLSNYRETSLQGDSCLAVIYEHFGVHTVYNGDKVVLKKNKAKRSMRLKEDLRNSPDIAQTIAVTCLALGMECELEGLHTLKIKETDRLQALKNEMEKFGARVLITDDCLKLYPGQSLKENVSVETYNDHRMAMAFAPLALKIPFKIEEADVVSKSYPDFWEDLKKIGFEVNKTS, encoded by the coding sequence ATGAATCTATTCATCCAGCATAATAAGCTCGGGATTAACGGAGATCTTAAGATAACCGGTTCTAAAAGTGAATCTAATCGTTTATTGATCCTTCAGGCACTATATCCGGAGATCCAGATAGAAAATCTTTCTAATAGTGACGATACGAGAGTTTTAAAAAAAGCACTCAGTAAAAGTGAGGGTCTAATAGATATTCATCATGCAGGGACCGCCATGCGCTTTCTAACAGCATATTTTGCAACTAAAGAAGGCTGTGAGGTAGAGATAACCGGAAGCAAACGCATGAAAGAACGCCCAATACGTCTGCTGGTAGATGCATTGCAGAGAATGGGTGCAGATATTGAATATTTAGATAAGGTTGGTTTTCCGCCGCTTAAGATACGCGGGAAGAAACTTCATGCAGATTCGGTAAAACTTCAGGCTAATGTGAGTAGTCAATATATTTCAGCGCTTATGCTTGTTGGAGCTTCCCTGCCAAACGGACTGGAAATAATTTTGGATGGCCGGGTGACGTCCACGCCATACATCTTAATGACACTGGAACTGCTACAACATGTTGGAATAAAAGGAGAATTTAAACAGGATAGGATCTATATTAATCCTGTAGAAAAACTTGAGCCTTCAACCGTAGCCGTTGAGTCAGACTGGAGTTCGGCGTCTTATTATTACAGTATAGCGGCGATTTCAGAATCTGCGCAGATCACTTTGTCCAATTATAGGGAAACAAGCCTTCAGGGAGATAGTTGTCTTGCAGTGATCTATGAGCATTTTGGTGTACATACTGTATATAATGGTGACAAGGTGGTTCTAAAAAAGAATAAGGCAAAACGTTCAATGAGGCTAAAAGAAGATCTCAGGAATTCACCGGATATTGCCCAAACCATTGCAGTGACCTGTTTGGCCTTAGGGATGGAATGCGAACTTGAAGGCCTTCATACCTTAAAGATCAAAGAAACCGACAGGCTACAGGCTTTAAAAAATGAAATGGAAAAATTTGGAGCCAGGGTCCTCATTACAGATGATTGCCTAAAACTTTACCCGGGTCAAAGCCTTAAAGAAAATGTAAGTGTAGAGACCTATAATGATCACAGGATGGCAATGGCTTTTGCACCTCTGGCATTAAAAATACCATTTAAAATAGAAGAGGCAGATGTGGTCTCGAAATCTTATCCAGATTTTTGGGAAGATCTCAAAAAAATAGGTTTTGAAGTAAATAAAACTTCATAA